GCGCACAGGACCAGTTGGTAGGGGATGCGGCCGCGGCGCAGCAGGCCCCACAGAGGTGTCTCGTGGTGCCGCTCGTCCGCTTTGCGCAGCAGCAGATCGGTCGTCCAGCCGATGAGCAGCGTAAGGACGACCGAGCCACCGATGACGATCAATGGACGGAGTAGGTTCTCCATGCCTTCGAACGTAACCGGCCGCGCGGGGTCATGAACATGTGACTTCTGCCGCGCTCCGGGTACGGGCGCGGGGGACCGCTGTCCGACCCTGCTGGCACCATGGCCCCATGAACATCATGCTCTTCCACTCGATCTACGGTCTGCGGCCCGCCGTGCGCCGGGCGGCGGACCGGCTGCGCGGTGCCGGACACGAGGTGTGGACCCCCGACCTCTTCGACGGCCGGACGTTCGACACGGTCGAGGAGGGCAGGGCCCTCAACGAGGAGCTGGGCCGGGAAGAGATCCTCAAGCGGGCGGTGCTGGCCGCCGCTCCCTACTCGGAGCGAGGGCTCGTCTACGCCGGGTTCTCACTCGGTGCCGCCGTCGCGCAGACCCTCGCCCTGGGCGACAAGAACGCGCGCGGGCTGCTGCTCCTGCACGGCACCTCGGACATCGCCGCCACCGCGTCGGTGGACGACCTGCCCGTTCAGCTGCACGTGGCCGAGCCCGACCCCTTCGAACCCGACGACTGGCTGAGCGCCTGGTATCTGCAGATGCGCAAGGCCGGCGCCGACGTCGAGGTCTACCGGTACGCGGGCGCCGGCCACCTCTACACCGACCCCGACCTCCCCGACTACGACGAGGAGGCCGCCGAGGCCACCTGGCACGTGGCTCTCGGCTTCCTCGAAACCCTGTGAGACCAGGGCGGGGTCACACGGGGTCGTACGTCCGCTCCACCTTCTGCGTCCCGCTCCGCGTCCGGTACGAGCGCGCCCAGGACGAGGTCGCGTCGGCCCTCGTGCGGTCGGACAGGACGTAGAAGTCCATCTGCGCCCGCGCGGCGGTGATGTCCAGCACGCCGTAGCCGTGCCGGTCGGTGTCGACCCAGTGGACGTGCCGGTTGGCGGCGCGGATCAGCGGGGAGGCCACCGCGGAGACGGTGCCCTCCGGGACCTTGACGAGGTCGTCCAGGTTGTCGGAGGTGACCGACGTGACGACGAACTCGGTGGCGGCGGACGCCGACAGCGGGTACGTACCGGCGTTGACCGGCACGTCGTTGGCCCAGGCCATGTGGATGTCACCGGTGAGGAAGACCGTGTTGCGGATCGCGTTCTGCCGCAGGTGGGCGAGGAGTTCGCGGCGGTCGTCGGTGTAGCCGTCCCACTGGTCCGGGTTGAGGGCGAGACCCTCCTTCGGCAGTCCCAGCAGTTCGGCGAGGGGTTCGAAGAGGTCGGCGGTGAGGTTGCCGAGGGCGAACGGGGCGATCATCACCGAGTTGCCGACCAGACGCCACGTCGTGTCGGAGGACTTCAGCCCGGCCTTCAGCCAGTCGAGCTGGGCCCGGCCGGTCAGCGTGCGGTCCGCGTCGTCGACCTCGCCGTCGCCTATGCCCACCTGCTGCGACCGGAAGGAGCGCAGGTCGAGGAGTGAGAGGTCGACGAGCTTGCCGAAACGCAGGCGTCGGTAGGTGGTGCCCGCGATCGCCGGGCGCACCGGCATCCACTCGAAGTAGGCCTGCTTGGCCGCCGACTGACGGGCCGTCCAGCCGCCCTCCGCGCCCTCGGTGTGGTTCTCGGCACCCCCCGACCACGCGTCGTTGGCGATCTCGTGGTCGTCCCAGATGGCGACGACCGGCGCGGCCGCGTGCAGGGCCTGGAGGTCCGGGTCGGTCTTGTAACGGGCGTGCCGGACGCGGTAGTCGGCGAGGGAGAGGATCTCGTGGGTCGGCGCGTGCGGTCGTACGACCCTGTCGCGGGTGCCGTACTCGCCGGTGCCGTACTCGTAGATGTAATCGCCGAGATGCAGCCACGCGTCAAGGTCGCCGCGGGCGGCGAGATGACGGTAGGCCGCGAAGTACCCGCCCTCCCAGTTGGCGCAGGACACCACGCCGAAGCGCAGGCCGGTGACGTTGGCGTCGGCGGCCGGGGCGGTGCGGGTGCGGGCGGCGGGCGAGTCGGTGCCGCCGGCCGAGAAGCGGAACCAGTAGTCGGTGGCGGGCGCGAGCCCACGTACGTCCGCCTTGACGGTGTGGTCGGAGGAGGCGCTCGCGGTCGTCGACCCCTTGGCGACGATGTCGGTGAACGCCTTGTCCAGGGCGACGGTCCAGCCGACCTCGATGTCCGGGCCGATGCCGGAGCCGGGCAGCGCGGCGGCGGTGGGCGTCACCCGGGTCCACAGCAGGACACCGTCGGGCAGCGGATCGCCGGAGGCGACGCCGTGCAGGAAGGCGGGGGCCTCTGCCGCGTGCGCCGGTATCGCGGCCGCCAGCGGTGCCGCGAGGACGGCGCCGGCCGTGGCCGCCTTCACCACGGTACGGCGGCTCGGGGCGGACGAACTCGTGGGCCGGGTAGGGGAATCGGGTCTGGAGTGAGATCTGCGACTGGTCACGGCGGATGAGATTACTGATCGGTAAGGCCTGAGGTAAGGCAGAAGTCCGAAATCCGCTCAATGTTCAGACGGTCGTGCGTTGTTCGTCGGATCGCGCATGGCGGTCAGGGCTCCGGTGAGCCCGTGCCCCGGCGGTCAGCGGTCCTCGGCGTAGCGTCTGGCCAGGGTGATCAGGGCCGCGCGGTCGGGACTGCCGGTGCGGTGGCGGAGGCTGGCGAGGTGCTTCTCGACGGTACGGGGGGAGAGGAAGAGGTGCTCGGCGATCTCCTGGTTGCCGAGCCGGGCGGCGAGCAGGCGCAGAACCTCGTACTCCCGGGCGGTCACCCCCACGCGGCGCAGCTCTCGCGGGATCGTGTCGTGGCCCTGGCGGCGGCGCGGCACGGGCGAGCCCGCCTCGCGCAGCAGCGCCCGGCACGCGGCGGACACGCGTGTCGTGCCCCGCTCGTGGAAGAACTGTTCGGCGGCGCTCAGCCATTCGACGGGCCGGCCCCAGCCGTCGGCGAGCGCGGCCTGGGCGCCCAGCCGCAGACAGAGATGGGCGGC
The DNA window shown above is from Streptomyces akebiae and carries:
- a CDS encoding dienelactone hydrolase family protein, yielding MNIMLFHSIYGLRPAVRRAADRLRGAGHEVWTPDLFDGRTFDTVEEGRALNEELGREEILKRAVLAAAPYSERGLVYAGFSLGAAVAQTLALGDKNARGLLLLHGTSDIAATASVDDLPVQLHVAEPDPFEPDDWLSAWYLQMRKAGADVEVYRYAGAGHLYTDPDLPDYDEEAAEATWHVALGFLETL
- a CDS encoding alkaline phosphatase D family protein, whose protein sequence is MTSRRSHSRPDSPTRPTSSSAPSRRTVVKAATAGAVLAAPLAAAIPAHAAEAPAFLHGVASGDPLPDGVLLWTRVTPTAAALPGSGIGPDIEVGWTVALDKAFTDIVAKGSTTASASSDHTVKADVRGLAPATDYWFRFSAGGTDSPAARTRTAPAADANVTGLRFGVVSCANWEGGYFAAYRHLAARGDLDAWLHLGDYIYEYGTGEYGTRDRVVRPHAPTHEILSLADYRVRHARYKTDPDLQALHAAAPVVAIWDDHEIANDAWSGGAENHTEGAEGGWTARQSAAKQAYFEWMPVRPAIAGTTYRRLRFGKLVDLSLLDLRSFRSQQVGIGDGEVDDADRTLTGRAQLDWLKAGLKSSDTTWRLVGNSVMIAPFALGNLTADLFEPLAELLGLPKEGLALNPDQWDGYTDDRRELLAHLRQNAIRNTVFLTGDIHMAWANDVPVNAGTYPLSASAATEFVVTSVTSDNLDDLVKVPEGTVSAVASPLIRAANRHVHWVDTDRHGYGVLDITAARAQMDFYVLSDRTRADATSSWARSYRTRSGTQKVERTYDPV